A genome region from Scomber japonicus isolate fScoJap1 chromosome 15, fScoJap1.pri, whole genome shotgun sequence includes the following:
- the LOC128374104 gene encoding histone-lysine N-methyltransferase SETDB1-B-like, translated as MPYKQRARTQPQRSMELGEVQASMLELHEFGERVVKRRKMQSEKEKDDNENTSESLCESVPPTNETPIKRTQVEDGCDSLSVKKAVVVLIRLPEYKIRALRPPTPQQFYSEDESHSSSDSDMQWEPEDDSSDSDFSASNNGKKAVKPLKIDTTRPPAPQTSSNNNGNKNNHEPNPIIESSAFGHSSHETTKIRPDLPEEEVKVDMMVLTRKRRMRWQRGKVVEIVAKEDGRLKYKVSFEEKGKSLVSGHHIAFDHPPKLEQLYVGARVVVRCQDNKFRFRPGILAELPSRKNRLRFLVFIDDHTPVYVGLPLLHLVCRPLKDALDDIPDSPHKHFMKQYIKDWPYPHLTQYRAGQTLNAELNGVQQRCEVQVVDCSLIQVVFQGQQHKEWIHRGSIRLEHMARFLELKSGEEHKDD; from the exons ATGCCTTACAAGCAGAGAGCCAGGACACAACCACAG AGGAGTATGGAGCTGGGTGAGGTGCAGGCTAGCATGCTGGAGCTGCACGAATTCGGGGAGAGGGTGGTGAAGAGGCGAAAGATGCaatctgaaaaagaaaaagatgataaTG aaAATACATCTGAATCCCTGTGTGAGTCTGTTCCCCCCACAAATGAAACTCCCATTAAGAGGACACAAGTGGAAGACGGTTGCGACTCTCTCAGTGTTAAAAAAGCTGTGGTGGTCTTGATCAGACTCCCTGAATATAAGATCAGGGCTCTTCGACCACCGACACCGCAGCAGTTCTACAGCGAAGACGAATCCCACAGCAGCTCTGATTCAGACATGCAGTGGGAACCGGAGGATGATTCTAGTGACTCTGATTTCTCGGCCTCAAACAATGGAAAGAAAGCTGTAAAACCGCTAAAGATTGATACGACGAGACCACCTGCACCACAAACCAGCAGTAACAACAACGGCAACAAGAACAACCACG AACCTAACCCCATAATTGAATCATCAGCTTTTGGCCATTCTTCTCATGAAACCACCAAGATCCGCCCTGACTTGCCAGAGGAAGAGGTCAAAGTGGACATGATGGTGCTGACCAGGAAGAGGCGCATGAGATGGCAACGGGGGAAAGTAGTGGAAATAGTTGCTaaag AAGACGGACGGTTGAAGTACAAGGTTAGTTTTGAAGAGAAGGGGAAGAGCCTAGTATCTGGACACCACATCGCCTTTGACCACCCACCGAAGCTGGAGCAGCTGTATGTCGGTGCTCGAGTGGTGGTCCGGTGTCAAGATAACAAATTTCGGTTCAGGCCTGGTATTTTGGCAGAACTCCCCAGCAGAAAGAACCGCTTAAG GTTCTTGGTCTTTATTGATGATCACACACCTGTTTATGTTGGCTTACCTTTACTTCACCTGGTGTGCAGACCAT TGAAAGATGCTTTAGATGACATTCCAGACAGCCCTCACAAGCATTTCATGAAGCAATACATCAAGGACTGGCCTTACCCACATTTAACGCAGTACAGGGCCGGACAGACCCTTAATGCAGAATTAAATGGAGTCCAGCAGAGGTGTGAGGTGCAAGTGGTCGACTGCAGCTTGATACAGGTTGTTTTTCAG GGTCAGCAACATAAAGAGTGGATTCACAGAGGCTCCATACGGCTAGAACATATGGCAAGGTTTTTGGAACTGAAAAGTGGGGAAGAGCATAAAGATGACTGA
- the cers2a gene encoding ceramide synthase 2a — MLSRLSELLWADWLWFPEGHGWNDLKDHDGIVFPKPQDLWATFPIAICFLVIRQIFERTVAKPLASLLGVSDKQRVQAPPNPILESHFSSTSKHPSQSSIERLSKQTGCSVRQVQRWFRRRRNQERPSKLKKFREASWRFTFYLLAFFAGLATLIDKPWFYDMKLMWENFPKMPLLPCQYWYYMIELGFYLSLVFSVASDIKRKDFKEQIIHHAATIFLLCFSWLVNYIRGGTLIMLVHDASDYLMESAKMFNYAGWRKTCNFIFVLFAAVFIVTRLIILPFWIMHTTWVYPLTLYPPFFGFYFFNGLMIVLLCLHIFWAGLILRMVIKFLPGNGIVEDERSDKDETESEDEDNDRERRERSKNGHVQNGHTPLNNNRSKTD; from the exons ATGCTGTCTCGGCTGTCTGAGCTTTTATGGGCGGACTGGCTCTGGTTTCCCGAAGGCCACGGCTGGAATGACCTGAAAGACCATGATGGCATAGTCTTCCCTAAACCTCAGGACCTCTGGGCTACCTTCCCAATCGCCATCTGCTTTCTGGTCATCAGACAGATATTTGAGAG GACGGTAGCGAAGCCTCTGGCCTCTCTACTGGGAGTGAGTGACAAGCAGCGTGTTCAAGCACCTCCAAATCCCATCCTGGAGTCCCATTTCTCCAGCACATCAAAGCACCCCTCACAG AGCTCCATAGAGAGGTTAAGTAAGCAGACGGGCTGTTCGGTGCGACAGGTTCAGAGGTGGTTCAGACGGCGGAGAAACCAGGAGCGACCCAGCAAGCTCAAGAAGTTTCGGGAAGCCAG TTGGAGATTTACCTTTTACCTTCTTGCTTTCTTTGCTGGCCTGGCGACTCTTATTGAT AAACCATGGTTTTACGATATGAAGCTGATGTGGGAAAACTTCCCGAAAATG CCATTGTTGCCTTGTCAGTACTGGTACTACATGATCGAACTAGGCTTCTATCTCTCGCTGGTTTTCAGTGTAGCCTCAGACATCAAACGCAAG gatTTCAAAGAGCAGATAATTCACCACGCAGCCaccatcttcctcctctgtttctcctGGCTTGTCAACTACATCCGGGGAGGGACTTTGATCATGTTGGTGCATGATGCCTCAGACTATCTAATGGAG TCAGCCAAGATGTTCAACTACGCAGGCTGGAGGAAAACCTGCAACTTCATCTTCGTCCTGTTTGCTGCCGTTTTCATCGTCACCCGTCTCATAATCCTTCCtttctg GATCATGCACACAACGTGGGTGTACCCCCTAACCCTCTACCCCCCCTTCTTCGGTTTCTACTTCTTCAACGGGCTGATGATAGTGCTGCTGTGTCTGCACATCTTCTGGGCCGGCCTCATCTTGCGCATGGTCATCAAGTTCCTGCCCGGCAAC GGCATCGTTGAGGACGAGCGGAGCGACAAAGATGAAACGGAGTCCGAAGACGAAGACAACGATCGCGAGCGGAGGGAAAGGTCTAAAAACGGCCACGTGCAGAACGGCCACACCCCCCTCAACAATAACCGCAGTAAGACGGACTGA